The Streptomyces spinoverrucosus genomic interval CCGGAATTCACCCGGTCCGGACCTCATCAGTGCGATGGCCGCGGCGCGCGACGGTGAGGAGCAACTGGACGACAGGGAACTGGCCGTCATGACGCTGACGCTGGCGCTCAGCGGCCAGGACACGGCGACCTGCCAGATCAGCGATATCGCCTACCTGCTTCTGACACGTCCCGAGCTCATGGAGCACCTGAGGCGTCGGCCCGAGACCCTGACTGACGTCCTGCACGAGATGCTTCGCTACATCCCGTTCCGCAAGGGGGTCGGCATCCCCCGGGTGGCCCTGGAGGACGTGGAACTGGACGGAGTGCGCATCCGGGCGGGCGAGTTCGTCCACGTGTCGTACCTGACGGCCAACCGCGACCCGGAACGCTACCCGGACCCGCATGTCATCGACGTCGACCGGCCGAACAGTCCGCACATGACGTTCGGCTGGGGCGGGCACCGCTGCATCGCCATGTCCTTGGCCATGGCAGAGCTCGAAGTCGCCATCGGGCGGCTCATTGAACGCTTCCCCGGGCTGCGGCTCGTGGTGCCGCCCGAGGAAGTGCGGTGGGACACCGACACGATCAGGCGGTTCCCGCTGGAGCTGCCAGTGGCCTGGTAGGGGGTTCGCCCGGCCACTACGACGCGGGCGGGGACCCTGCGGCCGGTCCCCGCCCCACACCGCTGCCCAGCCAGAGTTGGTCACGGAGTTCATTGCCGCGAGGTGTGCTTGGCGCTTCGCTCGTCCGTCGAGGTCATGACCGCGTGTGTCTGCTCTCGGCTGAACCGCAGCGTAGGGGAGGCGTGTCCGGGAGCACGGCGGAGCCCGCGCTCCCGGCCCCATGTCGTGCCGTGGCCCGCCCCGGTCCCCCGCTCACCTGGTCAAAGTGCCCTGGTGGAAGTACATCCGCCAGCCCGTCTCCGTCAGCCGCCAAAGAGAGCTCCGCCATGCCCGACGGCCCTGGTTGTCGGCGCAGTACGTCAGATGAACGATGCCCGGGGGAAAGCACGCACCTCGGGATCGAGTAGCCGCATCTCCCGATCGATGGCCGCCTGCAGCGTCCCGGGCGGCCCCTTGCCCCGGTTGACGACCCTGCCGGCTCAGTGGACTGATGACACGTCAGAGACGGGTGCGCAACCTTTCGTTGTCTTCGGTGGTCGATCAGTTGGCTTTCGACACATACGAAGAACAGGGAGCATCATGAGTACGTCTTCCGTCGTCCGGGCCGCGGCGCGGTTCGGCGTGTGCGCCGCCGCGGCGGGTCTGGTCACGGTC includes:
- a CDS encoding cytochrome P450 — its product is MTEDNEAITCPFDFSEALEFDPALADLMRRGSPTRIRLRYGDADAWLVTGFEAVKQVTTDHRLSRAGIIGQDYPRMTPEPIVSPESVNVMDPPHSTRVRRLASQAFSQQHVEAMRPRIIRLTDLLLDEMEREGPPADLVRHLSNTLPKHTILDLLGIERQEWPRIEESVRQLLVVGADSKQAAASAKADLTAYFAKLVEQRRNSPGPDLISAMAAARDGEEQLDDRELAVMTLTLALSGQDTATCQISDIAYLLLTRPELMEHLRRRPETLTDVLHEMLRYIPFRKGVGIPRVALEDVELDGVRIRAGEFVHVSYLTANRDPERYPDPHVIDVDRPNSPHMTFGWGGHRCIAMSLAMAELEVAIGRLIERFPGLRLVVPPEEVRWDTDTIRRFPLELPVAW